A segment of the Salminus brasiliensis chromosome 5, fSalBra1.hap2, whole genome shotgun sequence genome:
ATTCCAGTTTGGATGGCTATGGTCAGACCACAGGGTGAGAAGTCCTGCGTTGCATTAATGCGTTTAGACATAGCAGCATGTGGTCAGTTGATGTAATGGCAGCTGATGGCATGTGAATGTGGTCTAAATCGGGttgggtgtgtgttttgtgtgcaggAAGAAAACACATTAGAGCCTCTTTTGATATCTGAAGGCAATCAGCTTGGAAACTACGTCAGAATACAGCCACTCAGACTGACCTAATTATAGATGAAGGTCTTCCCATACCCCAAGTATTTTTAATGGTGttgatataaaaaaatagatccatgaaataaaacactgcaccaTAAAAAAGCTCAGAGCAGGACTGGCCTAGTCATTTAGTCTTGATTGCATAGGGAATACTTCTTGGAAGACTCCTCAGTGTACTGTGTTAGACTGATTAGAGAGAGCATGAACTGACGAGTTCATCAAATGAATCATGTCTGACACAGCATGAACCAACAGTGACTCCTATTATTCCTTTTTCCCATTGGTTAATAAAAACCAGTATGTGTTGCCAGACTTCACAACATCTTGCAATTGTAGTTTGATTGTAGAATGTATGTAAGAACCTGCCATTAGTCTCCATATCAGCAGATATCAgattctgatgttggatgattagttgtggagccccaaaggtactggagggagcgcagttccactgctttacagcccagtgctgttttttttttgttttttttttgctccagtagctgaatgtactttttagaagggttgtcTAGATACTTATGGCCATTCTACCTATTCCCTTTCTAAAATcctctaatggctacttccagcatgtcacaaagcaaatgtCATCTCAAACTGATTTCATGAAAATGACTGAacatgagttcagtgttcttcagtggccttcccagttaGCAGATCTGGATCCAGTAGAACACAagaaagtgctcctgaaaaatctgcatgAATTAAATGATGCAGTGATGTCAACATGAAGCACAATCCCAAagaaatgtttccaacatcttgttgAAGAATTGAGGCTATTTTGAGAACAGGAGGCCCTGCCCAGTAGTAGTATAGGGTAATGAAGTAATATAAGCATACTCTGTATGTTCAAAGCATGATGCCCaatgcatcagaccagctgccctgcgtcagaccagctgccacctaccagtccaaccagtAGGCCccgtccccaccaccaccaatgccagaccagcggcacaccctcctaccactgctacctgcctaatgcctatgttaaaacctaaatagactcttaactatctgcccctattaatattaccactattaatagTAAAAGACTATagtaagttctactacaccatgattaatatattatgattatgatcagagcagtttaacagtatagatgCTTTGGTGACTtatatcaataatgtttaaatagttctgatcagaggaggacaggtcgggtcccccttgtgagtcttggttcctccccaGGTTtcatcctccagctctgagggagttttttcttgccactgtcacagttggctgctcactgggggtcttggattttcatgtcttcttaagttatttcttttttctctgtcttttactaattatgtaaagctgctttgtgacaacaacagttgtaaaaagcgctatacgaATAACCaccagctagaggggtataaagccccccagtgttgagcaataaagcagtggaactgcgttctctggagtgatgaagctatATTCAGTTCTTCTAGTTAGCTGGAGTGGTGGTTAGGATTGAGACCACTGGAAACACCATTACTACATGACCCCACTACTGCTTTCATGGCTAAATGCATTTGGATCCTCAATGTCAATGTTAGGCTCATACCTTCAACCCAAAAACACCTTGACAGATATTGACTTAAGTAATAAGTGTGTTAATTTTATATTTTGCCTAATTTTGTAACACATTAAGGCAAATGGGATGTTTACCCAGCTTAACAACCAGAATCCCACATGGAAATGTTTACAACTACTCTTGTCATGTAATTAACAACCAGATTCTTTATTCTCCATTAAAACACTCTGCATTGAAAGCCCTAATCAGGTCTGAAACAGTGGCCCATGACTGGGCTTGACTTCACTAAGATTCACGTTAAACATACCAGGTGGATACTGTTGGAATGAACTGGATCTTTAACAAAACATCTGCTTTTTTACCTCTTGAGTTTGACTTTTACACCCTAAAACTAATTTATCAGTAATGATGAGTTAGTCATGGGGAATTACTAAGCAGAAGAGTTTTAGGACTGAGGATTTCGCCACTGAAAAACAGCCATGCTAATTATTTTTCAGTCTCAGTTGTTGTCTTTGGCAAATGGCAAATGCTGTATGTATGCCaacaagtatttaaaaaaagaaacactgatCCAAATGTATATACACAGTAGTGTCATGGACAGATGCCCATGGTGCACCGGTGCACCCATGTGCTAAGCTCCTGATCCACTTGGTCTTTGTAGTTTCCATACATTACACATTTCATGCCTGTGAAACATCAAATTGGACTTTCCACACAGTAGATATAAATGAATGGAAAACTTTAATACCACAGTCCATTAACCTCTGCCTCATGCAACATTAATAACGAGACTAATGGAAAAGTGTGCATTatggaagatttttttttacagaaactGGCAGTCTGTACACTGAACAGAGCAAACATACACTATCACATGTCTCTGACCTCAAGAATGTGACTAATGCTACAGTTCATCGAGAACACTcgccttgatttcaggagatgTCTTGAGTAGTGTACTCTGCCATAAGCTGCAAACAAAGCCATGTTCAGCAGTTTTCTGTAACAGTACACAGACGTCTGTGGAATTCTCCCACTCCCAAGCATGAACCTCAGCTTCACATAGTCACAGAGTCTTCGCAGTCGGAATGATAAATGGGGAACAATTGGCACAAGCCTAGCTGTTGCTAACCACTGGTGGGGGAAGGGGTTGTGGAGATATTGGATTTCATTTTTGTGGCCTTCTCCTAACTACTCCCTGCTTTGTTTTTGATGGTGCAGGACAGACAGGTGCTGGGAACAACTGGGCCAAGGGCCACTACACTGAGGGTGCAGAGCTTGTGGATTCGGTTCTGGACGTCGTGAGGAAAGAGTGTGAGCACTGTGATTGCCTCCAGGGCTTccagctcacacactcactgggTGGAGGCACCGGCTCAGGCATGGGCACCCTCCTGATCAGCAAGATCCGCGAGGAGTATCCAGATCGCATCATGAACACCTTCAGTGTCATGCCTTCCCCTAAAGTGTCTGACACCGTGGTGGAGCCCTACAACGCCACGCTATCAGTGCACCAGCTGGTGGAGAACACAGATGAGACCTACTGTATCGACAACGAGGCACTTTACGACATTTGCTTCCGCACTTTAAAGCTAACCACACCCACTTACGGTGATCTCAACCACCTGGTCTCAGCCACTATGAGCGGGGTTACCACGTCCTTGCGCTTCCCAGGCCAACTAAACGCAGATCTGCGCAAGCTAGCTGTCAACATGGTCCCCTTCCCTCGCCTCCACTTCTTTATGCCTGGTTTTGCGCCCCTGACCGCAAGAGGAAGCCAGCAGTACCGTGCTCTCACCGTTCCAGAGCTTACCCAGCAGATGTTTGATGCCAAAAACATGATGGCCGCCTGCGACCCGCGCCACGGCCGCTACCTCACTGTGGCGACCGTCTTCCGTGGCCCCATGTCCATGAAGGAGGTGGACGAGCAGATGCTGGCCATCCAGAACAAGAACAGCAGCTACTTTGTGGAATGGATTCCCAACAACGTCAAAGTAGCGGTCTGCGACATCCCACCCAGGGGCCTGAAGATGGCCTCCACCTTCATCGGCAACAGCACGGCCATCCAGGAGCTCTTCAAGCGCATCTCTGAGCAGTTCTCCGCCATGTTCCGCCGCAAGGCCTTCCTGCACTGGTTCACAGGAGAGGGCATGGACGAGATGGAGTTCACTGAGGCCGAGAGCAACATGAATGACCTGGTGTCCGAGTACCAGCAGTACCAGGAGGCCACAGCCAATGATGGAGAAGATGCGTTCGAGGAAGACGAAGAGGAAGTCAACGAGTAAATGCTGCTATTTTGTTTGTGAtcgtacacacacatattgttAATGTGCTGTGAGTATTTTATTAAGctgtgatttttctttttttatgtggaTGGAAAAAAGTTTGCAATAAACATTATTGGAAGAGCTACGAGATGTGTTTCCTTCAAAATACCTGTTAAAGGTCAAATTATACAACATATGAAGGATGTCAATCCGATTACTTGGAATTAAGAAATAAACGGTGGCAGGTATTCAAGTTTTTAGGTAAGCAACATGGCAGGGACGGAATATTTGAAGTGGGTGGTAGGATATTTGGGCCCATAAACTCTAGATTAACATAAGAGTTTAAAAGATATATAAGTTATgattatgatatatatatatatatatatatatatatatatatatatatatatatacaaataattcaTTTACTGAGTATTTTCAGTTGCATAAATAGCACATATGGGGACAAAAATGCCCAGACATTGTTTACAtggcctatttacaaccctgttatgttGCCTCGATGAAACATGAtgatttaaaatgataaaatctgcttttattggctggtttgtgGCTTTACACCAGGCTCACAGTCACATATAATAGCAtttgttttaacactgtaacaaaaacactaattattcctgagtcttaccAGATCGctgtcctcttgttgtgtcctctcagcgcgacgtgctgaagagattgtagccgggTAAGGTTAAGTCTTGCCTCCACTCtccctgggtttggctttctcaagtcttaccTGTAAAGCTGGTACTCTCCTTTCCGATGTGGGTTTAGCTTCAGATTTGTTCAGCTGAGCTagcccagtttgtttttgagggagcagACAATGGAGAGAGGTTAGTAAAAGCTAGTGTCAGCTAGTGTTcacttttagcctagcattgaTCTCTTTTTGCTCTAGCTGGCTTTTGCTTCATAGCAAGCCCATCTggagctccccttctgcggaCACTCCCACAGGAAAAGCCATGGTCATGAGGCCTGCTTCATGTAGCAACCTGCCTTCTCTTAACTAGCAGAGTTTGGAGGTGAGGAGCTGCACTTCAGTATTACAAACACCATGTTTCCTGATGTCGCTCTGgtgttttacagtttcaccaGCTTTGTTCTGCTTGTGTTATCGAGGACGCATCAGAAAGTGACTTGTGTGGACCtggcacagccaaatatcccagaatgcttTACGCACCACTctgctgttccaattgcaaaTGTACCGTCCAGCGTCCTCCCGTCCTCTGGAGTTTGTACTCATTAGTTGAACTTGCCAAGTCTGTACTACCAAGTACACTAGCCCGAACTTGGTGTACCCAGTATTTCTCCCACCCCCTTTGTCGGGTGCGAGGTAGAGGTAGAAAGACTGTGTTGGGCGTCATCACATTTTCCACTTCCTGTATCCTTCTGCCCTCTGCTGAGTTTTGTAATTGAGTTTGACATTCTAGGGACCTCCACTTTAAGACGGTCTTAATTGCTTGAGTGTATTACCCACAAATGTGACTCAGTATAACAATACAGATGTTTTTGGGAGGATTCTTAATATTAGTATTGAATATTATGACCGATTACAGCTGACTACAGCGTTTACCAAAGACACTGTTACTTTCAGATGATCTCTATGCATTAATGCTGTTCCTTATCCCTTCAAAACCCAACAGACTGATTAGGATTAATGAAGTCCTTACTGGTCCAGCCACTGCACTCACACTGAATTACAGCAATGACTGTAATTTACTCATTGACCTGCTGCTTGGCTGAATGAGCCTAACTGGCAGGATATTGTGTGGAAATCCACTGGCTGCATAATATTTCTATCACCACGCTGGATGCAAGTTCAGCTTCATTTAGCGTCCCACTGAGGAGGTGAGGACCGAGCCAGCCATTCTGAACGCCAAATGCTTTGTTCATTTCCGTTCATGTCTCATAGCAGACGGGCCTGTCGGGGGACACAAATCCTGCTCACTGTGACCTCCCATTATTCCAAACAGCTGCTGAGCAAGGCGTTCTGCTCTCAGCGATGTGTACCAAACAATAGAGGAAGTCCAGTCTCGACAGAACTATTTGTAGCAACAGCATTCAACAACACAATGAGCGTTTGATGGGATACAGCTGGGTGGAATTCTGTCACAGAGAGAACCAGCTCCTTTTGTTTGAACAGTGCAACTGCTCAGACACCCAGCAAAAAGCCACTGGAATTCTGGATTCTTTATAGATGTTACTTGCACAATTTCCCCAAATTGTGTAAATGATACTTTTCGGACATTAGGCCATTCATTTTATTTCTGATTTTccatcattaaaacatctctgaagctctcctcatggactctagtgttatttagagttcttctccaacacctggtttggtaaatcagtgcttaatgatggtaaatcaggtgagctggtggtGGAATTTAAGAGAGATAAATGGATGTACTTAGTTTTTAACTCAATGCACAGAACTGTTGACTGTTACTTACTGAACCCTTACTGGTTCATTTCTTTTAACCAGGTACTGGATGAGTTCATTCTGGACTTCCTTCAGGAGAGAACATGGATAAACGAATTGGTGTTGACTTACTCAACACCACAAATGATTGTATTAAAGGTAGGTTAAGTGTATATATGTTTCCTGTCCAGTTGAATAGTTCTTAAATCAGGTTTTCTGAGTGTTTTAAAGCATTTACACTGTACTATACGCATGCAAACatttcaaaagtaaaaaaaaacaaactaaaaggTAGATATgtgtattaaaaatgattgtAATATACTTTTTATTTCAAGTAATAGAACATAAATATAGATAATTGGcaactaaataaaaaacctAGACATTTAGATGTGCCCAGAATAATGCCATTTGCTGATATCCATAAACACTGATATCCATAATGCCTTGTATTTCACACATAACTATCACATCTTGAAGCATataacattataaaaaaaatcatgtaaatAAGTCCAGTGAATTATCAGTGAATATATTCTTTTGctgctgaaatatttaaaatatttaacatcTAATAAAATGGTTTTGCCAATATTAGCCCTTCCTGCTGTTGAATTCATCTCACGTAGGCCTTGTTAACAGCTGGCCTTGATAATGAACTGATTCAGAAGTGTCTAatgaggaggaacatgccttgATAGAGAACAAACTCAGTTTCTAAAAGGACCCTTTGTTGTCTAGTTTAGTGTTTCTCATCAGTAaaagagtttttactgtagaagctcctgatctcatcagaacagatgcaggtgaacataaatacGGTGAAGAAGAACAAGAGCTTCTcgttctgaagaaagaaagtagtgagatgttgtcggtgagctagtctgaagaacagagctcggttcctccaggtttctcctggacgccccccagtccagccagcacagcgtggaggatgtgttcaactccatcatcggcagcagcagcagcagcagcagctcacctgatttaccaccattaagccctgatttaccatcaaaccaggtgttgatctgaggagaactctaaataatactagactccactGGAAGAACTTTGGAGAttttctaatgatgaacacattGATGGAGAACCACAACTTTACATGTATCAGACGAgacctcctagtgttggggcattgctagtgatagggggagctcACATGAATGGGAATTGAGTAATTGGCCTTGGGTAGACATATGGAGTAgaatttgaaataaataaataaattaattaattaattaattaataaatccTGGATCGTTTCACTAATTAAAATGAATTCCAAATATGAAAGTTCATCATATTATCTCATAAACCGAATGACACACAGTGGTGAGACAGGCAAACTGAAAGCTTATCACAGGAATGGCATTTAAGAAATGACGGAGATCCTTCAGCCCAGAGGCCGCTCAGTAATGATCACAGTGCGTGGAGAGGAGTGTGTTGCCATGGACACACAGGTCTAGAGGGTTTGCAGTGGCAACAGCTGCGGTGGACTCAGCTGTGGGAGGGAAGAGGCTCTGCATGTTTGAGGGTCCGACTCACAGCGGTATAAATCCTGGATTCAACTACACTGGATTTTGGACAGTCGAAGGGCGTGAGCCTTAGGCAGTATGCTGCAGCCATTTAAAGCCAGTGCAAATACCAATACACCACATATTCTATTAACACAGCCTGTAAACATCTGTAAAACCCAGCTCTCATTTCACCTGCAGTCTGTTAGCTCATTTTCATAGCTCTATTAAATAATGCCCTGTATCTGTATGTATTAAGGCCCTCCTTTTTAATAGCTACACAAATCTAGTGTTCATCTCACATGGACTGCAGTGGATTTTATGGCCAGCACTTAGGTTCCCAGCACTCGCTGTGTAAACTACTCTCAGTCGAACCGAGCTGCCATACATTTACGTAATTTAATATATACCATCACATCAATTTAGCAGCGTATGACAGGGTGCACAGAGCAGGGTGGTACGCTGGCAGGAGTGCCTGATTCTACAGTGGGCCCCTGCACACCGGGAGCATAATTCTCTCTAGGGGATGTTTACAGCTTCTCCGGAGCTGTTTATACCATAACAAACTTGGACAGTATTAGGTCTTGTGAGTCAGAGGTGCACGCAGGGGCAAACAGGCTGTTAGCAACGCTGTAAAACACTCCAGAGCTTAAGCAGAGGTGGGTTGAATGAGGTAATGCTGACCTGTACCTCATCCATATCAACACTAGTATTTATGCAACAAAATAAATTGCCTGTATTGAAAAGTGTACagtgatcagccataatattaaaaccacctgcctaatattgtgtaggtctgcaggtgtcctgtggtatctggcatcaagacattagcagcagatcctttaagttctgtaaaTTGTGAGGATTGGGCCTCTATGGattgcattaatgagccttaggtgcccatgaccctgttgtagGTTTATCGGTTacctggcacttacacacagtatcggtatcagtaATAGCCACTGATCACTGATACCACCGACACCCCACATTTCTTGTTTGCATATTTTGTTATGAAACTAAACGTTCAAGCAACCAGTAAAAGCTcgtcataaatagtt
Coding sequences within it:
- the tubb6 gene encoding tubulin, beta 6 class V isoform X1, coding for MREIVHIQAGQCGNQIGTKFWEVISDEHGIDPAGNYVGDSGLQLERINVYYNEASSHKYVPRAVLVDLEPGTMDSVRSGTFGQLFRPDNFIFGQTGAGNNWAKGHYTEGAELVDSVLDVVRKECEHCDCLQGFQLTHSLGGGTGSGMGTLLISKIREEYPDRIMNTFSVMPSPKVSDTVVEPYNATLSVHQLVENTDETYCIDNEALYDICFRTLKLTTPTYGDLNHLVSATMSGVTTSLRFPGQLNADLRKLAVNMVPFPRLHFFMPGFAPLTARGSQQYRALTVPELTQQMFDAKNMMAACDPRHGRYLTVATVFRGPMSMKEVDEQMLAIQNKNSSYFVEWIPNNVKVAVCDIPPRGLKMASTFIGNSTAIQELFKRISEQFSAMFRRKAFLHWFTGEGMDEMEFTEAESNMNDLVSEYQQYQEATANDGEDAFEEDEEEVNE
- the tubb6 gene encoding tubulin, beta 6 class V isoform X2, with the protein product MDSVRSGTFGQLFRPDNFIFGQTGAGNNWAKGHYTEGAELVDSVLDVVRKECEHCDCLQGFQLTHSLGGGTGSGMGTLLISKIREEYPDRIMNTFSVMPSPKVSDTVVEPYNATLSVHQLVENTDETYCIDNEALYDICFRTLKLTTPTYGDLNHLVSATMSGVTTSLRFPGQLNADLRKLAVNMVPFPRLHFFMPGFAPLTARGSQQYRALTVPELTQQMFDAKNMMAACDPRHGRYLTVATVFRGPMSMKEVDEQMLAIQNKNSSYFVEWIPNNVKVAVCDIPPRGLKMASTFIGNSTAIQELFKRISEQFSAMFRRKAFLHWFTGEGMDEMEFTEAESNMNDLVSEYQQYQEATANDGEDAFEEDEEEVNE